In Pseudomonas asiatica, the following are encoded in one genomic region:
- the hmpA gene encoding NO-inducible flavohemoprotein yields MLNAEQRAIIKATVPLLESGGEALTTHFYKMMLSEYPQVRPLFNQAHQASGDQPRALANGVLMYARHIDQLEQLGGLVGQIINKHVALQILPEHYPIVGSCLLRAIEEVLGKEIATPAVIDAWGAAYGQLADILIGAEENLYKQKEEAEGGWRGTREFRLVRREQESSEIVSFYFAPVDGKPVLRAEPGQYIGLKLDIDGAEQRRNYSLSALCDGKEYRISVKREAGGKVSNYLHDVLAVGDTLQLFPPAGDFTLAASDKPLVLISGGVGITPTLPMLQAALQTQREVHFIHCARNGAVHAFRAWIDELAERHPQLKRFYCYAEPHDDAAADAVGLLSEDLLAEWLPQERDVDAYFLGPKGFMAAVKRQLKGLGVPEQQSRYEFFGPAAALE; encoded by the coding sequence ATGCTCAATGCCGAACAACGTGCAATCATCAAGGCCACTGTCCCCCTGCTGGAAAGCGGCGGCGAAGCGCTGACCACCCACTTCTACAAGATGATGCTCAGCGAGTACCCGCAAGTGCGCCCGCTGTTCAACCAGGCCCACCAGGCCAGCGGTGACCAACCGCGCGCCCTGGCCAACGGGGTATTGATGTATGCCCGCCACATCGACCAGCTGGAGCAGCTTGGCGGCCTTGTCGGCCAGATCATCAACAAGCACGTTGCCCTGCAGATTCTGCCGGAGCACTACCCGATCGTCGGCAGCTGCCTGCTGCGCGCCATCGAAGAAGTGCTGGGCAAGGAAATCGCCACACCCGCCGTGATCGACGCCTGGGGCGCGGCCTATGGCCAGTTGGCCGACATCCTGATCGGCGCGGAAGAGAACCTCTATAAACAGAAGGAAGAAGCCGAAGGCGGCTGGCGCGGCACCCGCGAATTCCGCCTTGTGCGCCGTGAGCAGGAAAGCAGCGAAATCGTTTCGTTCTACTTTGCCCCGGTGGATGGCAAACCGGTGCTCAGGGCCGAGCCTGGCCAGTACATCGGCCTGAAGCTGGACATCGACGGCGCCGAGCAGCGCCGCAACTACTCCCTGTCGGCACTGTGCGACGGCAAGGAATACCGCATCAGCGTCAAGCGCGAAGCGGGTGGCAAGGTCTCCAACTACCTGCACGATGTGCTGGCGGTGGGCGATACCCTGCAGCTGTTCCCGCCGGCTGGCGATTTCACCCTGGCGGCGAGCGACAAGCCGCTGGTGCTGATCAGCGGTGGCGTGGGTATTACTCCGACCCTGCCAATGTTGCAGGCGGCGCTGCAAACCCAGCGTGAGGTGCATTTCATTCACTGCGCCCGTAACGGCGCCGTGCATGCCTTCCGCGCCTGGATCGACGAGCTGGCCGAGCGTCACCCACAGCTCAAGCGCTTCTACTGCTATGCCGAACCGCATGATGATGCCGCGGCTGATGCCGTGGGCCTGCTGAGCGAGGACTTGCTGGCCGAGTGGCTGCCGCAAGAGCGAGACGTGGATGCATACTTCCTCGGGCCCAAGGGTTTCATGGCGGCGGTCAAGCGCCAGCTGAAGGGCCTGGGTGTGCCAGAGCAGCAGAGCCGCTACGAGTTCTTCGGGCCGGCGGCTGCGCTGGAGTGA
- a CDS encoding disulfide bond formation protein B, whose translation MNEQTSRLNRERRFLVLLGLICISLIGGALYMQIVLGEAPCPLCILQRYALLFIAVFAFIAAAMPGRRSLTFFEVLVVLSAIGGIVAAGNHVYILANPMVSCGIDTLQPIVDDLPLAKLWPLVFQVDGFCSTPYPPILGLSLAQWALVAFVLTAVLVPLGIYRNRRQG comes from the coding sequence ATGAACGAACAAACATCGCGCCTGAATCGGGAACGGCGCTTTCTGGTACTGTTGGGCCTGATCTGCATTTCGCTGATCGGTGGCGCTCTCTACATGCAGATAGTCCTGGGCGAGGCACCATGCCCTCTGTGCATCCTGCAACGTTATGCGCTTTTGTTCATCGCCGTGTTCGCCTTCATCGCAGCGGCGATGCCCGGGCGCCGTAGCCTCACCTTCTTCGAGGTACTGGTGGTGCTCAGCGCCATCGGCGGAATCGTTGCGGCCGGCAACCATGTGTATATACTCGCCAACCCCATGGTCAGTTGTGGCATCGACACCCTGCAGCCGATCGTGGACGACCTGCCGCTGGCCAAGCTCTGGCCGCTGGTGTTCCAGGTCGACGGCTTCTGCAGCACGCCATACCCGCCGATCCTTGGTCTGTCGCTGGCGCAATGGGCACTGGTGGCGTTCGTCCTGACGGCTGTGCTGGTTCCACTCGGGATCTATCGCAACCGACGCCAGGGTTAG
- the cyoA gene encoding ubiquinol oxidase subunit II — protein sequence MSKKRYPRLFGILPFLGMLLLSGCNWTLLDPKGQVGIEQKNLILIATGLMLLVVIPVIIMTVVFAWKYRASNKAATYTPDWSHSTKIEAAVWIIPILIIIALGYFTYHSTHKLDPYRPLDSDVKPVQIDVVALDWKWLFIYPEQGIATVNKIVFPANTPVNFRVTSDAVMNSFFIPGLGGQIYAMAGMTTKLHLIANENGEFDGISANYSGAGFTGMKFKATATSQEDFDKWVAEVKQSPKKLDKAEYDALAKPSENNPVALYSEASPDQFQLIVDKYEGMNRGRPSHEEAGSKDLATTKGVESSMQPAAGAEE from the coding sequence ATGAGTAAAAAGCGTTACCCCAGACTGTTTGGCATATTGCCCTTTTTAGGCATGCTTTTACTCAGTGGGTGCAACTGGACCCTGCTCGACCCGAAAGGTCAGGTCGGCATTGAGCAAAAGAACCTGATCCTGATCGCTACCGGTCTGATGCTGCTGGTGGTGATTCCTGTCATTATCATGACCGTGGTTTTCGCCTGGAAGTACCGTGCTTCCAACAAGGCTGCCACCTACACCCCCGACTGGTCGCACTCGACCAAGATCGAAGCCGCGGTGTGGATCATCCCGATCCTGATCATCATCGCCCTGGGCTACTTCACCTACCACTCCACCCACAAGCTGGACCCGTACCGTCCGCTGGATTCCGATGTGAAGCCGGTGCAGATCGACGTGGTCGCACTGGACTGGAAATGGCTGTTCATCTACCCGGAGCAGGGCATTGCCACGGTCAACAAGATCGTCTTCCCGGCTAACACTCCGGTCAACTTCCGCGTCACTTCCGACGCCGTGATGAACTCGTTCTTCATCCCGGGCCTGGGCGGCCAGATCTACGCCATGGCCGGCATGACCACCAAGCTGCACCTGATCGCCAACGAAAACGGCGAGTTCGACGGTATCAGCGCCAACTACAGCGGTGCTGGCTTCACCGGCATGAAATTCAAGGCTACTGCCACCTCTCAGGAAGACTTCGACAAGTGGGTCGCCGAGGTCAAGCAGTCGCCGAAGAAGCTGGACAAGGCCGAATACGACGCCTTGGCCAAACCAAGCGAAAACAACCCAGTCGCGCTGTATAGCGAGGCTTCGCCTGACCAGTTCCAGCTGATCGTCGACAAGTACGAAGGCATGAACCGCGGTCGTCCGAGCCACGAAGAAGCAGGCAGCAAAGATCTGGCCACTACCAAGGGTGTGGAATCGAGTATGCAACCAGCTGCCGGTGCAGAGGAGTAA
- the cyoB gene encoding cytochrome o ubiquinol oxidase subunit I: MFGKLSLEAIPYHEPIVMVTLAMIALGGIAVVGAITYFRKWTYLWSEWLTTVDHKKIGVMYIIVAMVMLLRGFADAIMMRTQLAAATGGSEGYLPPEHYDQIFTAHGVIMIIFMAMPFFTGLMNLAVPLQIGARDVAFPFLNSLSFYLLLAGVLLVNISLGVGEFAKTGWVAYPPLAGIQYSPGVGVDYYIWALQLSGLGTTLTGVNFLVTVMKMRAPGMKLMDMPIFTWTCTWANVLIVASFPILTAALALLTVDRYLDFHIFTNELGGNPMMYVNLFWAWGHPEVYILILPAFGVFSEVTSTFAGKRLFGHHSMIYASGAIAVLGFAVWLHHFFTMGAGASVNTFFGLATMLISIPTGVKLFNWLFTIYQGRLRFTAPIMWTLGFMITFSIGGMTGVLLAVPGADFVLHNSLFVIAHFHNVIIGGAVFGYIAGFAYWFPKAFGFTLNEKWGKAAFWFWISGFYVAFMPLYALGFMGMTRRLNHSDNPLWEPYLYVAVVGAVLILFGIACQLIQLYVSVRDRNQNLDVTGDPWGGRTLEWSTSSPPPFYNFAHMPEKVGLDAWHEAKEAGVAYKPAAKYEAIHMPSNTSTGLFMGLFLTVFGFAFIWHIWWLVGASLVATIAVFVRHAARDDQGYMVPAEEVARIEGERMKALAKAGALPAGARVESFERV; this comes from the coding sequence ATGTTCGGTAAACTAAGCCTGGAGGCGATACCCTATCACGAGCCGATAGTCATGGTGACGCTTGCCATGATCGCGCTCGGTGGTATCGCTGTCGTCGGTGCTATCACCTACTTCCGCAAGTGGACCTACTTGTGGAGCGAGTGGTTGACGACTGTCGACCACAAGAAAATCGGGGTGATGTACATCATCGTCGCGATGGTCATGCTGCTGCGCGGCTTTGCCGACGCCATCATGATGCGTACCCAGCTGGCTGCCGCTACCGGTGGCTCCGAAGGCTACCTGCCGCCTGAACACTATGACCAGATCTTCACCGCTCACGGTGTGATCATGATCATCTTCATGGCGATGCCGTTCTTCACCGGCCTGATGAACCTTGCGGTTCCTCTGCAGATCGGTGCACGTGACGTTGCCTTCCCGTTCCTGAACTCCCTGAGCTTCTACCTGCTGCTGGCAGGCGTGCTGCTGGTCAACATCTCGCTGGGCGTTGGTGAATTCGCCAAGACCGGCTGGGTTGCCTATCCGCCGCTCGCGGGCATTCAGTACAGCCCTGGGGTGGGTGTCGACTACTACATCTGGGCGCTACAGCTCTCAGGCCTGGGTACGACGCTTACCGGCGTGAACTTCCTCGTCACCGTGATGAAGATGCGCGCACCTGGCATGAAACTGATGGACATGCCGATCTTCACCTGGACCTGCACCTGGGCCAACGTGCTGATCGTGGCTTCCTTCCCGATCCTGACCGCTGCACTCGCTCTGCTGACTGTTGACCGTTATCTGGACTTCCACATCTTCACCAACGAGCTTGGTGGGAACCCGATGATGTACGTCAACCTGTTCTGGGCGTGGGGTCACCCTGAGGTTTACATCCTGATCCTGCCGGCCTTCGGTGTGTTCTCGGAAGTTACCTCCACCTTCGCAGGCAAGCGTCTGTTCGGCCACCACTCGATGATCTACGCATCGGGCGCCATCGCCGTGCTGGGCTTCGCTGTATGGCTGCACCACTTCTTCACCATGGGTGCCGGCGCCAGCGTCAACACCTTCTTCGGCCTGGCGACGATGCTGATCTCCATTCCGACCGGTGTGAAGCTGTTCAACTGGCTGTTCACCATCTACCAGGGCCGTCTGCGCTTCACCGCGCCGATCATGTGGACCCTGGGCTTCATGATCACCTTCTCCATCGGTGGCATGACTGGTGTTCTGCTGGCTGTTCCAGGTGCTGACTTCGTGCTGCACAACAGCCTGTTCGTAATTGCTCACTTCCACAACGTGATCATCGGTGGTGCGGTATTCGGCTACATCGCCGGCTTCGCCTACTGGTTCCCGAAAGCCTTTGGTTTCACCCTGAACGAGAAGTGGGGCAAGGCTGCCTTCTGGTTCTGGATCTCGGGCTTCTACGTAGCGTTCATGCCGCTGTACGCCCTGGGCTTCATGGGCATGACTCGTCGTCTGAACCACTCCGACAACCCACTGTGGGAACCCTACCTGTACGTAGCCGTTGTCGGCGCCGTGCTGATCCTGTTCGGTATCGCCTGCCAGCTGATCCAGCTGTACGTATCGGTTCGCGACCGCAACCAGAACCTGGACGTGACCGGCGACCCATGGGGCGGCCGTACCCTGGAATGGTCGACTTCGTCGCCACCTCCGTTCTACAACTTCGCCCACATGCCTGAGAAGGTTGGTCTGGACGCCTGGCACGAAGCCAAGGAAGCCGGTGTTGCCTACAAGCCTGCGGCCAAGTACGAAGCGATCCACATGCCGAGCAACACCTCCACCGGTTTGTTCATGGGCCTGTTCCTGACCGTCTTCGGCTTCGCCTTCATCTGGCACATCTGGTGGCTGGTTGGCGCGAGCCTGGTTGCAACCATCGCTGTCTTCGTTCGCCACGCTGCGCGTGACGACCAGGGCTACATGGTTCCGGCCGAAGAAGTGGCGCGCATCGAAGGCGAGCGCATGAAAGCGCTGGCCAAAGCAGGTGCTCTGCCTGCCGGCGCACGTGTCGAATCGTTTGAGCGGGTGTAA
- the cyoC gene encoding cytochrome o ubiquinol oxidase subunit III: MSSQVMHGAAHGHDHGHDDHHHDSGQMTVLGFWLYLMTDCILFASLFATYAVLSGSFAGGPSGHDIFQLDFVAVETLFLLLSSITFGFAMLKMFDGKKAGVLGWLAVTFLFGAGFIAMEIYEFHHLIAEGYGPNRSGFLSGFFALVGTHGLHVTAGLIWMAIMMYQINKHGITPTAKTRMSCLSLFWHFLDVVWICVFTVVYLLGVL, translated from the coding sequence ATGTCCAGTCAAGTAATGCACGGTGCTGCTCATGGTCACGACCATGGGCATGACGACCACCACCACGACTCGGGCCAGATGACCGTACTCGGTTTCTGGCTGTACCTGATGACCGACTGCATCCTGTTTGCGTCGCTCTTCGCCACCTACGCGGTGCTGTCCGGCAGTTTTGCCGGCGGCCCGTCGGGTCATGACATCTTCCAGCTCGATTTCGTAGCTGTTGAAACGCTGTTCCTGCTGCTGTCCTCGATCACCTTCGGCTTCGCCATGCTGAAGATGTTCGACGGCAAGAAAGCTGGCGTACTGGGCTGGTTGGCTGTGACCTTCCTGTTCGGTGCAGGCTTCATCGCGATGGAAATCTACGAATTCCATCACCTGATCGCCGAGGGCTACGGCCCGAACCGCAGTGGTTTCCTGTCGGGCTTCTTCGCCCTGGTAGGTACCCACGGTCTGCACGTGACCGCCGGCCTGATCTGGATGGCAATCATGATGTACCAGATCAACAAGCACGGCATCACGCCGACCGCCAAGACCCGCATGAGCTGCCTGAGCCTGTTCTGGCACTTCCTGGACGTGGTCTGGATCTGCGTATTCACCGTCGTCTACCTGCTGGGAGTTCTGTAA
- the cyoD gene encoding cytochrome o ubiquinol oxidase subunit IV gives MANAHDTHHEGNHGSVKSYMIGFILSIILTAIPFGLAMSPSLPKNLTVLIIVAMAVIQVVVHLVYFLHMDRSKEQRNNVSTFLFTTLVIALLVGLSLWIMFSIHFEMLAK, from the coding sequence ATGGCTAACGCACACGACACTCATCACGAAGGTAACCACGGCAGCGTCAAGTCGTACATGATCGGCTTCATCCTGTCGATCATCCTGACTGCGATCCCGTTCGGCCTGGCCATGTCGCCAAGCCTGCCGAAGAACCTGACCGTTCTGATCATTGTTGCCATGGCCGTGATCCAGGTAGTAGTGCACCTCGTGTACTTCCTGCACATGGACCGCTCGAAAGAGCAACGCAACAACGTTTCGACGTTCCTGTTCACCACCCTGGTGATCGCTCTGCTTGTCGGCCTGTCGCTGTGGATCATGTTCAGCATCCACTTCGAAATGTTGGCCAAGTGA